The following proteins come from a genomic window of Oricola thermophila:
- a CDS encoding Kazal-type serine protease inhibitor domain-containing protein, with protein MKALTGRRIAALGIALAMAPALAACERTISPPPANSAFCPEVYQPVCARTPSGRRTFPNACTAETEGFRAYAPGECQPGGSERICPMILAPVCAERAGQLATYPNDCTAASQGARVVRQGPC; from the coding sequence ATGAAGGCATTGACGGGCAGGCGGATCGCGGCGCTGGGGATCGCCCTGGCGATGGCGCCGGCACTCGCAGCCTGCGAGAGGACCATCTCGCCGCCGCCGGCCAATTCCGCCTTCTGCCCCGAAGTCTACCAGCCTGTCTGCGCCCGTACGCCGAGCGGCCGGCGAACCTTCCCCAATGCCTGCACCGCCGAGACCGAGGGCTTTCGCGCCTACGCGCCGGGCGAGTGCCAGCCTGGAGGGTCCGAACGCATATGCCCGATGATCCTGGCGCCGGTCTGCGCGGAACGGGCCGGACAGCTCGCGACCTATCCGAACGACTGCACGGCCGCCTCCCAGGGCGCGCGGGTGGTCCGGCAGGGTCCGTGCTGA
- a CDS encoding rhodanese-like domain-containing protein, translating into MIRTLIFAALAMLAGLTATGQADDLKVGIARDMPSVTVDTPDGPREIRRIQDETHEITGEFARTSRACPPFCIQPMSPAEGVTTIGELELIEMLKDPDALVVDSRTVDWFRGGSIPGAINLPYTEVGDRLTELGCEPDFDGWDCENARRVALFCNGLWCGQSPTAIRAMIAAGYPADRIFYYRGGMQSWRVLGLTVTGE; encoded by the coding sequence ATGATCCGGACGCTCATATTCGCCGCTCTCGCCATGCTGGCGGGCCTTACCGCAACCGGCCAGGCCGACGACCTGAAGGTCGGCATCGCCCGCGACATGCCGAGCGTCACGGTGGACACGCCGGACGGGCCGCGGGAGATCCGCCGCATCCAGGACGAGACGCACGAGATCACCGGGGAATTCGCGCGGACGTCGCGCGCCTGCCCGCCCTTCTGCATCCAGCCGATGAGCCCGGCGGAGGGAGTGACGACGATCGGCGAGCTGGAGCTGATCGAGATGCTCAAGGACCCGGACGCGCTGGTGGTCGACAGCCGCACGGTCGACTGGTTCCGGGGCGGCTCGATTCCCGGCGCGATCAACCTGCCATACACCGAGGTCGGCGACCGGCTCACGGAGCTGGGTTGCGAACCGGATTTCGACGGCTGGGACTGCGAGAACGCCAGGCGGGTGGCGCTGTTCTGCAACGGGCTGTGGTGCGGCCAGTCGCCGACGGCCATCCGCGCCATGATCGCCGCGGGCTACCCGGCGGACCGCATCTTCTACTATCGCGGCGGCATGCAGAGCTGGCGGGTGCTGGGCCTGACGGTGACCGGCGAATAG
- a CDS encoding SIR2 family protein → MELDEAISQIKFGNCVLFTGSGFSLGAKSISGGDILNVSGLIERFLDISGVDENRSEYDLETAAQVACGADKQRVFSELMHSMRCREVSYDHRHIARINWRRVYTSNYDNVFEVASTSERKVYRSFTVLDRAHSPEPGGNEVVHIHGYIERLSSDNFDQEFYLTDDQSRNIRFINSSWNRKFLDDLTFSDAVFFIGFSNSDFHIRKLLDSVTNLKNKIFFIVQQNPSRPSIIRLQPYGEVCPIGLTEFANRVASIRPQRRSADSLVHDCFRKKVYERVNSEDHASREQVQQEVMLGTIDEAFFTKSILYDKNRGVYIDRVSRRFSDVLNLNPKCIVFYSDIGNGKTVIANHFCSLYQGRYANVFEYNGRSYSTSDVRRFCESVESSIFLIENVSKNINLLRIISDTNNGHIIVATDRTKRLEIDWHNVRDAVPSAIKFDVNILTSNEMELMVDFLDSNILWGDYTNLSSKQQKVDFIRNRCGAEIRGILFALFDGGSVRNRVDTLFSELDSLPKDYRDLLIIVCVLNFAYTRNNLDGYLYEYEDLLDLRVSLSDFSEKINNSSIGELLDRDRGCFKFKSSVFAKYMLNSKVDISYVLDLVYRALLNLERTYRHDDVYFYRDMSKALMQYNLYREIYTRNSAKDGRLKIAKKLFEKEIHSFYDRCRHLKIAHNDPLFVIQISMAQLDGEHFEECERLIESAEAMCDSNYDRYQIETHKAEVIAKRSLVRGISPGLVSELEAFSLLKSVVERRNERYHPFGVMDVLLHVFDKNINAIMVGDDCDKAAEMMVSMIDLTNRFPNELSERYHIIRIVNRHANGILKKIGYEL, encoded by the coding sequence ATGGAACTAGATGAAGCAATATCACAGATCAAATTTGGAAACTGTGTACTTTTTACAGGTTCTGGTTTCTCGTTAGGTGCTAAAAGTATTTCTGGTGGAGATATTCTAAATGTATCGGGTTTAATAGAGCGCTTTCTTGATATTTCTGGTGTTGATGAAAATAGGAGTGAATATGATTTAGAAACGGCTGCACAAGTCGCGTGTGGTGCCGATAAACAAAGAGTATTTAGTGAACTAATGCACTCTATGCGGTGTAGAGAGGTATCTTATGACCATCGTCACATCGCTCGCATTAATTGGAGACGAGTTTATACATCGAACTATGATAATGTTTTTGAGGTAGCATCTACATCTGAAAGAAAGGTGTACAGAAGCTTTACCGTCCTTGATCGAGCGCATTCCCCCGAGCCGGGCGGTAATGAAGTAGTCCATATTCATGGATATATTGAAAGACTCAGTTCCGATAATTTCGATCAGGAGTTCTACCTGACTGATGATCAATCAAGGAATATCAGGTTTATTAATAGTTCATGGAACCGAAAGTTTCTTGATGATCTAACGTTTTCGGATGCTGTGTTCTTTATAGGATTTTCGAATAGTGATTTTCATATACGGAAGCTTTTGGATAGTGTTACAAATCTCAAAAATAAGATATTCTTTATTGTTCAACAAAATCCGAGTAGGCCGTCTATTATAAGACTTCAGCCGTATGGCGAGGTTTGTCCGATAGGGTTGACGGAATTTGCTAATCGGGTCGCGTCAATACGACCGCAACGCCGATCTGCCGATAGTCTTGTGCACGACTGCTTTCGTAAGAAGGTCTATGAGCGTGTAAATAGCGAAGATCATGCCTCTCGAGAACAGGTTCAGCAAGAGGTCATGCTGGGGACTATTGATGAGGCGTTTTTTACGAAATCTATATTATACGATAAAAATCGCGGTGTTTATATTGATAGAGTATCCAGAAGGTTTTCCGATGTGCTTAATTTAAACCCAAAATGTATTGTTTTCTATTCAGATATTGGTAATGGAAAGACCGTCATCGCAAATCACTTTTGTTCTCTGTATCAAGGTCGGTATGCGAATGTTTTTGAGTACAATGGAAGAAGCTATTCGACAAGCGATGTTAGAAGATTTTGCGAATCCGTTGAGTCCTCAATCTTCTTAATTGAGAATGTTTCAAAGAATATAAATCTTCTTCGGATTATATCTGATACAAATAATGGTCATATTATCGTGGCTACAGATAGAACAAAGCGCTTAGAAATTGATTGGCACAACGTAAGAGACGCAGTACCGTCAGCTATCAAATTCGATGTAAATATACTTACATCTAATGAGATGGAACTAATGGTCGATTTTCTAGACTCAAATATCCTATGGGGTGATTATACAAATTTGTCATCAAAGCAACAAAAAGTGGACTTCATTCGTAACAGGTGTGGGGCAGAGATTCGAGGTATCCTTTTTGCTCTATTTGATGGGGGATCGGTCAGAAATAGGGTGGATACATTATTCTCTGAATTAGACTCCCTGCCAAAAGATTATCGTGATCTGTTGATAATCGTCTGTGTGCTGAATTTTGCGTACACAAGAAACAATCTTGATGGATATCTTTATGAATATGAGGATCTATTGGACCTGCGAGTCAGCCTGTCGGACTTTTCGGAGAAAATCAATAATAGCTCTATAGGTGAACTTCTAGATCGCGATAGAGGCTGTTTTAAGTTCAAATCTTCTGTATTTGCAAAATATATGCTAAACTCGAAGGTTGACATTTCTTATGTTCTTGATCTTGTGTATAGAGCGCTGCTGAATCTTGAGCGTACCTATCGTCATGATGACGTATACTTTTATCGAGATATGTCTAAAGCGTTGATGCAATACAATTTGTACCGGGAGATATATACTAGGAACAGTGCCAAGGATGGGCGGCTAAAGATTGCCAAAAAGCTTTTTGAAAAAGAAATACATAGCTTTTATGATAGGTGCCGGCACTTAAAGATCGCTCATAATGACCCTTTGTTTGTCATTCAAATATCGATGGCGCAACTGGATGGTGAGCATTTTGAAGAGTGCGAGCGTTTGATTGAATCTGCCGAAGCAATGTGTGACAGCAACTATGATCGTTATCAAATCGAAACTCATAAGGCTGAGGTTATCGCCAAGCGATCGCTTGTTCGCGGGATCAGTCCTGGGCTCGTGTCTGAGCTAGAGGCTTTTTCATTGTTAAAGTCCGTTGTGGAGCGGCGGAACGAAAGATATCACCCCTTTGGCGTTATGGATGTTCTGTTGCACGTATTTGACAAGAATATAAATGCGATAATGGTAGGCGACGATTGTGATAAGGCTGCAGAAATGATGGTATCAATGATAGACCTTACGAATAGATTCCCTAACGAGTTATCGGAGCGATATCATATAATTCGTATTGTCAATCGTCATGCGAATGGAATACTGAAGAAAATTGGGTATGAGTTATAA
- a CDS encoding IS110 family transposase, translating to MTMCNSNPLGKPEAEHTIIAFDVAKETLAIHVLPDDSAHAIANRPAAVRAFLRRAAVKARTPVLVVCEATGGYERHVVDAAHALGLALHRAHGQRTRLFALYRGLAAKTDPLDARMLALYGRDTPDLRLHAPDDPDQTTLRALRKRRDDLAMMIGMEQRRLHHAGYKRIERSITRHITAMRKELAELDAEIETLIETSPQLARKAALIRSIKGVGPMTAQACLAYMPELGTLTKGQAASLAGLAPVARDSGKLSAPRRISAGRKTLRSCLYMAAVVAASHNPVFKQYAAEMRQRGKPAKVIITAIMRRLVVIINAILKEGKPCRQSIPA from the coding sequence ATGACAATGTGCAATTCCAATCCTCTCGGCAAGCCAGAAGCCGAACACACCATTATCGCCTTCGATGTCGCCAAGGAGACCCTCGCCATCCATGTGCTGCCCGACGACAGCGCCCATGCGATCGCAAACAGGCCGGCGGCTGTACGCGCCTTCCTGCGGCGCGCTGCCGTCAAGGCAAGGACGCCTGTGCTCGTCGTCTGCGAGGCGACTGGCGGCTACGAGCGCCATGTCGTCGATGCGGCGCACGCTCTCGGCCTCGCGCTGCATCGCGCCCATGGCCAGCGCACCCGCCTGTTCGCCCTCTATCGCGGCCTGGCGGCCAAGACCGACCCGCTCGACGCGCGCATGCTGGCGCTTTACGGCCGCGATACGCCGGACCTGCGCCTGCATGCTCCCGACGATCCCGACCAGACCACCTTGCGCGCCCTGCGCAAGCGTCGCGACGACCTGGCGATGATGATTGGCATGGAACAGCGCCGGCTTCACCATGCCGGCTACAAGCGCATCGAACGATCGATCACGCGCCATATCACGGCCATGCGGAAGGAGCTCGCCGAGCTCGACGCCGAGATTGAGACGCTGATCGAGACGTCTCCCCAGCTTGCCCGCAAGGCCGCCCTCATCCGCTCCATCAAGGGGGTCGGGCCGATGACCGCCCAAGCCTGTCTCGCCTACATGCCGGAACTGGGAACGCTCACCAAGGGGCAGGCCGCGAGCCTGGCCGGCCTCGCCCCCGTAGCGCGCGATTCCGGCAAGCTGTCCGCCCCGCGCCGTATCAGCGCCGGCCGGAAAACCCTGCGCTCATGCCTCTACATGGCTGCCGTCGTCGCAGCCTCGCACAATCCGGTCTTCAAACAATATGCCGCCGAAATGCGCCAGCGCGGCAAGCCTGCAAAGGTCATCATCACCGCCATCATGAGACGCCTCGTCGTCATCATCAACGCCATCCTAAAGGAGGGCAAACCATGCCGACAAAGCATCCCTGCTTGA
- a CDS encoding DUF922 domain-containing protein, translating to MRALPSLPAIALLLLAAPAAAAEIRARVVVKTYPVSGETGAALYAAIGGGGPLVGGRRAIARTDFDLRWGRDYVRDGRDCVLAAARPFLTVTYTLPEPSGPLPPETAARWARFAAAIRSHEEVHGRYVEEMAREIYDATVGFRQENDPGCTAIREAIQAPLKAAYARYRERNAAFEASEMAPGGPIRRRVLELVR from the coding sequence ATGCGCGCCCTGCCCAGTCTCCCCGCCATCGCCCTCCTGCTTCTCGCCGCGCCGGCCGCGGCGGCGGAGATCCGCGCCCGCGTCGTGGTGAAGACCTACCCGGTCTCCGGCGAGACGGGGGCGGCGCTCTATGCCGCCATCGGCGGCGGCGGCCCGCTGGTCGGCGGCAGGCGGGCCATCGCGCGCACCGATTTCGACCTCAGATGGGGCCGCGATTACGTGCGCGACGGCAGGGATTGCGTGCTCGCCGCCGCCCGGCCCTTCCTCACCGTCACCTACACCCTGCCGGAGCCGTCCGGCCCCCTGCCGCCGGAGACCGCCGCCCGCTGGGCGCGCTTCGCCGCCGCCATCCGCTCCCACGAGGAGGTGCACGGCCGCTACGTCGAGGAGATGGCGCGGGAGATATACGACGCCACGGTCGGCTTCCGGCAGGAGAACGATCCCGGCTGCACGGCGATCCGCGAGGCGATCCAGGCGCCGCTCAAGGCGGCCTATGCCCGCTACCGGGAGAGGAACGCCGCCTTCGAGGCGTCCGAGATGGCGCCCGGCGGCCCGATCCGCCGGCGGGTCCTGGAGCTGGTCCGGTGA